The following are encoded in a window of Saccharothrix longispora genomic DNA:
- a CDS encoding RidA family protein produces the protein MSKTEIRTAAAPTPVAAFSQGVRKGPILQVAGQVAFDPGSGAIVGDTVAEQTEQAMRNVEAVLAAGGASLADVVMLRVYLTDTAHFAEMNETYNALVTGTPFPARTTVYVGLPEGLLVEIDALAVLD, from the coding sequence ATGTCGAAGACCGAGATCCGCACCGCCGCCGCGCCCACCCCCGTGGCCGCCTTCTCCCAGGGCGTCCGCAAGGGCCCGATCCTCCAGGTGGCGGGGCAGGTCGCGTTCGACCCGGGGAGCGGCGCGATCGTCGGCGACACCGTCGCCGAGCAGACGGAGCAGGCGATGCGCAACGTGGAGGCCGTCCTGGCGGCCGGCGGGGCGTCCCTGGCCGACGTGGTGATGCTGCGCGTCTACCTCACCGACACCGCGCACTTCGCCGAGATGAACGAGACCTACAACGCCCTGGTGACCGGGACCCCGTTCCCGGCCCGCACCACCGTCTACGTGGGCCTGCCCGAGGGCCTGCTGGTCGAGATCGACGCCCTGGCCGTCCTCGACTGA
- a CDS encoding SRPBCC family protein: MGLNHYRFRSTWSLDEPPALVHGVLADLAGYSRWWREVRGGRRLDGDTAELRLRSVLPYELVVVLRRDVDDPAAGVLRAVLSGDMDGTATWRVAPEGAGTRLVYEQEVVVRRRLLRLLAPVARPLLVANHALMMRSGLRGLRARLAGERTG; the protein is encoded by the coding sequence ATGGGGCTGAACCACTACCGCTTCCGGAGCACCTGGTCGCTCGACGAGCCGCCCGCGCTGGTCCACGGGGTGCTGGCCGACCTCGCCGGCTACTCGCGCTGGTGGCGGGAGGTACGCGGCGGACGGCGGCTGGACGGCGACACCGCCGAGCTGCGCCTGCGCTCGGTCCTGCCGTACGAGCTGGTCGTGGTGCTGCGCCGGGACGTGGACGACCCGGCGGCGGGCGTGCTGCGGGCCGTGCTGTCCGGTGACATGGACGGCACGGCCACCTGGCGCGTCGCGCCCGAGGGCGCCGGGACGCGCCTGGTGTACGAGCAGGAGGTCGTGGTGCGCAGACGCCTGCTGCGGCTGCTCGCGCCGGTGGCCCGCCCGCTGCTCGTCGCCAACCACGCGCTGATGATGCGCAGCGGCCTGCGCGGCCTGCGCGCCCGGCTGGCGGGTGAGCGGACCGGCTAG
- a CDS encoding sugar kinase → MRFDLPGGVVCLGETMAVLVPAGPGPVRAARTWTRVIGGAESNVAIHLHRLGVRSRWVGAVGDDAFGGAVLDAVGGAGVDVTGVRVDPDRPTGLYVKEADAAGSRVRYYRRGSAASALGPDALDRLDLGAALLVHVTGITAALSDSCLDLLRAVLAAPRRAPVSFDLNWRPALWRDRDPAVLRELADAADVVLAGADEAQAVWGTGDPDGLRALLPGPTTLVVKHGARGATVVEDGATTFQPALRVDVVEPVGAGDAFAAGYLAAHLAGEPPARRLRVGHLQAASALLTREDVGESLPSHVTAPLLDADSDTWAAAHLRRRR, encoded by the coding sequence ATGCGGTTCGACCTGCCGGGTGGCGTGGTGTGCCTCGGCGAGACCATGGCGGTGCTGGTGCCGGCCGGACCCGGACCGGTGCGCGCCGCGCGCACGTGGACCCGGGTGATCGGGGGCGCCGAGTCCAACGTGGCCATCCACCTGCACCGGCTCGGCGTGCGCAGCCGCTGGGTGGGCGCCGTCGGCGACGACGCGTTCGGCGGGGCCGTCCTCGACGCGGTCGGCGGCGCGGGCGTCGACGTCACCGGCGTGCGGGTCGACCCCGACCGGCCCACCGGCCTGTACGTCAAGGAGGCCGACGCCGCCGGCAGCCGCGTCCGCTACTACCGGCGCGGGTCGGCCGCCTCCGCGCTCGGCCCCGACGCGCTCGACCGCCTCGACCTCGGCGCCGCGCTGCTCGTGCACGTCACCGGCATCACCGCGGCCCTGTCCGACAGCTGCCTCGACCTGCTGCGGGCCGTGCTCGCCGCGCCGCGCCGGGCGCCCGTGTCGTTCGACCTGAACTGGCGGCCCGCCCTGTGGCGCGACCGCGACCCCGCCGTGCTGCGGGAGCTCGCCGACGCCGCCGACGTCGTGCTCGCCGGGGCCGACGAGGCGCAGGCCGTGTGGGGCACCGGCGACCCCGACGGGCTGCGCGCCCTGCTGCCCGGTCCGACGACGCTGGTCGTGAAGCACGGCGCGCGCGGCGCGACCGTCGTGGAGGACGGCGCGACGACGTTCCAGCCGGCCCTGCGGGTCGACGTCGTGGAACCCGTCGGGGCGGGCGACGCGTTCGCCGCCGGCTACCTCGCCGCCCACCTCGCGGGCGAACCGCCGGCCCGCCGGCTGCGCGTCGGGCACCTCCAAGCCGCCTCCGCCCTGCTCACCAGGGAGGATGTCGGAGAGTCGCTGCCGTCCCACGTCACCGCGCCGCTGCTGGACGCCGACTCGGACACGTGGGCCGCCGCACACCTGAGGAGACGTCGATGA
- a CDS encoding N-acyl-D-amino-acid deacylase family protein, giving the protein MDIVFRGALVVDGTGAPGHRADVGVRDGRIAAIGDRVTGGRTVEADGRVLAPGFIDMHSHSDLQVLANPEHLAKVTQGVTTEVLGQDGLSYAPVDDDVLAVLRAQLAGWNDDPAGFDWDWRSVGEYLDRLDRGIAVNAAYLVPQGTLRMLCVGHEDRPPTDRELDRMREVLATSLREGAMGLSSGLTYTPGTYADTAELTALCRVVAEHGGFHSPHHRSYGAGALEAYAEMIAVSRASGCPLHLTHATMNFEVNRGRAGELLALLDGAIADGADITLDTYPYLPGATYLSALLPSWAGEGGPDATLARLSDPATRERIRVEVEEVGSDGCHGVPVDWEAIEVNGVRRAENGHLVGLSVAEAARRAGRPPAELYFDVLVSERLGTSCLMHVGHEDNVRAIMRHPAHTGGSDGLLVGDRPHPRAWGTFPRYLARYVRELGVLGLEECVHHLTGRAARRLRLADRGLVREGFAADLVLFDPDAVADTATFDEPRQAAAGITHVVVNGVPVLDDGRRTGALPGTSLRNPRSRP; this is encoded by the coding sequence GTGGACATCGTCTTCCGGGGCGCGCTGGTGGTCGACGGCACCGGCGCGCCCGGCCACCGGGCGGACGTGGGCGTGCGGGACGGGCGGATCGCCGCGATCGGCGACCGGGTCACCGGCGGCCGGACCGTCGAGGCCGACGGGCGCGTGCTCGCGCCCGGCTTCATCGACATGCACTCCCACTCCGACCTCCAGGTGCTCGCGAACCCCGAGCACCTCGCCAAGGTCACCCAGGGCGTCACCACCGAGGTGCTGGGCCAGGACGGCCTGTCCTACGCGCCCGTGGACGACGACGTGCTCGCCGTGCTGCGCGCCCAGCTCGCCGGGTGGAACGACGACCCGGCCGGGTTCGACTGGGACTGGCGCTCGGTCGGCGAGTACCTCGACCGGCTCGACCGGGGCATCGCCGTCAACGCCGCCTACCTCGTGCCGCAGGGCACGCTGCGCATGCTGTGCGTCGGCCACGAGGACCGGCCGCCCACCGACCGCGAGCTGGACCGCATGCGGGAGGTGCTGGCCACGTCGCTGCGCGAGGGCGCGATGGGCCTGTCGTCCGGCCTGACCTACACGCCCGGCACGTACGCCGACACCGCCGAGCTGACCGCGCTGTGCCGGGTCGTCGCCGAGCACGGCGGGTTCCACAGCCCGCACCACCGCAGCTACGGCGCGGGCGCGCTGGAGGCGTACGCGGAGATGATCGCCGTGTCGCGCGCCTCCGGCTGCCCGCTGCACCTCACGCACGCCACGATGAACTTCGAGGTCAACCGGGGCCGGGCGGGCGAGCTGCTGGCCCTGCTGGACGGCGCGATCGCGGACGGCGCGGACATCACGCTGGACACCTACCCGTACCTGCCGGGCGCGACGTACCTGTCCGCGCTGCTGCCCAGCTGGGCCGGCGAGGGCGGTCCGGACGCCACGCTCGCCCGGCTGTCCGACCCGGCCACCCGCGAGCGCATCCGGGTGGAGGTCGAGGAGGTCGGCTCGGACGGCTGCCACGGCGTACCCGTCGACTGGGAGGCGATCGAGGTCAACGGCGTGCGCCGGGCCGAGAACGGGCACCTGGTGGGGCTGTCCGTCGCCGAGGCCGCCCGCCGCGCCGGTCGGCCGCCCGCCGAGCTGTACTTCGACGTGCTGGTCTCCGAGCGCCTCGGCACCTCGTGCCTGATGCACGTGGGTCACGAGGACAACGTGCGGGCGATCATGCGCCACCCCGCGCACACCGGCGGCAGCGACGGCCTGCTCGTCGGCGACCGGCCGCACCCGCGCGCCTGGGGCACGTTCCCCCGCTACCTCGCCCGGTACGTGCGCGAACTGGGCGTGCTCGGGCTGGAGGAGTGCGTGCACCACCTGACCGGGCGGGCCGCGCGTCGGCTGCGGCTGGCCGACCGCGGCCTCGTGCGGGAGGGCTTCGCCGCCGACCTGGTGCTGTTCGACCCGGACGCGGTCGCCGACACCGCCACGTTCGACGAGCCCCGGCAGGCCGCCGCGGGCATCACCCACGTCGTCGTCAACGGGGTGCCCGTGCTCGACGACGGCCGGCGCACCGGCGCCCTGCCCGGCACGTCCCTGCGCAACCCCCGGAGCCGCCCGTGA
- a CDS encoding IclR family transcriptional regulator produces the protein MSQSLDRALTLVGELATGPKTLEELSGVVDVHKSTALRLLRTLESHRFVQRDGVHHYRLGTALFDLANRALEERDVRRSAEAALRELNSRTGYTVHLASYEGGEVIYIDKYDSTHPMRMYSRIGRRAPLHCTAVAKVLLADLPEARRREVAATIDYVPLTANTLLTPEAYLAELERVRAAGYAVDNAEHEDFIHCVAAPIRGAGGEVVAAVSMSVPKVLLDFDGLLGHLPDLLATARAASVECGWSPRD, from the coding sequence ATGAGCCAGAGCCTGGACCGGGCCCTCACGCTGGTGGGTGAACTCGCGACGGGGCCGAAGACCCTGGAGGAGCTGTCCGGCGTCGTCGACGTCCACAAGTCGACCGCCCTGCGGCTGCTGCGCACCCTGGAGTCGCACCGGTTCGTGCAGCGCGACGGCGTGCACCACTACCGGCTGGGCACCGCCCTGTTCGACCTCGCCAACCGGGCGCTGGAGGAGCGCGACGTGCGGCGCAGCGCCGAGGCCGCGCTGCGCGAGCTGAACTCCCGCACCGGCTACACCGTCCACCTCGCGTCCTACGAGGGCGGCGAGGTCATCTACATCGACAAGTACGACAGCACCCACCCGATGCGCATGTACTCCCGCATCGGCCGCCGCGCCCCGCTGCACTGCACGGCCGTGGCGAAGGTGCTGCTGGCGGACCTGCCCGAGGCGCGGCGGCGCGAGGTCGCCGCGACCATCGACTACGTGCCGCTGACCGCGAACACCCTCCTCACGCCCGAGGCGTACCTGGCCGAGCTGGAGCGCGTGCGCGCCGCCGGGTACGCCGTGGACAACGCCGAGCACGAGGACTTCATCCACTGCGTCGCCGCGCCGATCAGGGGCGCGGGCGGCGAGGTGGTGGCCGCCGTGTCGATGTCCGTGCCGAAGGTCCTGCTGGACTTCGACGGACTCCTCGGCCACCTGCCCGACCTGCTCGCGACCGCGCGGGCGGCGTCCGTCGAGTGCGGCTGGTCGCCGCGCGACTGA
- a CDS encoding amino acid deaminase, with translation MRSADPVDLDAVDAIRHDRVDWRFKGLPADAFGGTVGELVDRRPDLFTDGFVGPLVVLDASALEHNLATMAGWCAEHGVLLAPHGKTTMAPQLFARQLAHGAWGITAATISQVRVYRAFEVGRVLLANQLVDPAGLRWLADELADETFEFTCWVDSVAGVERMTEVLGTPPRPVDVLVELGAPGGRTGARDHDTALAVARAVRASPALRLAGVGGYEGALAHDASPGARAAIDRYLESLRDLVVRLRDEFEVDEPVVTAGGSAYFDQVAAALTREWPFPVRPVLRSGAYVTHDDGFYRGISPLGRTPGAEPFTPALRAWAQVGSRPEPGLALLTLGKRDASFDEGLPEPQLVRSRDGAVRPLDAEVTALNDQHAFLRLSPDDPVEVGDWVGLGLSHPCTVFDKWQLIPVVDGTTVVDLVRTYF, from the coding sequence GTGAGGAGTGCCGATCCCGTGGACCTCGACGCTGTGGACGCCATCCGCCACGACCGCGTGGACTGGCGCTTCAAGGGCCTGCCCGCCGACGCGTTCGGCGGCACGGTCGGCGAGCTGGTCGACCGCCGGCCCGACCTGTTCACCGACGGGTTCGTCGGCCCGCTGGTCGTGCTCGACGCCTCCGCCCTGGAGCACAACCTGGCCACCATGGCCGGCTGGTGCGCCGAGCACGGCGTGCTGCTCGCCCCGCACGGCAAGACGACGATGGCCCCGCAGCTGTTCGCCCGCCAGCTGGCGCACGGCGCGTGGGGCATCACCGCCGCCACCATCAGCCAGGTGCGCGTCTACCGGGCGTTCGAGGTGGGCCGCGTCCTGCTGGCCAACCAGCTCGTCGACCCCGCGGGCCTGCGGTGGCTGGCCGACGAGCTGGCCGACGAGACGTTCGAGTTCACCTGCTGGGTGGACTCGGTGGCGGGCGTCGAGCGGATGACGGAGGTGCTGGGCACACCACCGAGGCCGGTCGACGTGCTGGTGGAGCTCGGCGCGCCCGGCGGCCGGACCGGCGCGCGCGACCACGACACCGCGCTGGCCGTCGCGCGGGCGGTGCGCGCCAGCCCCGCGCTGCGGCTCGCGGGCGTCGGCGGCTACGAGGGCGCGCTGGCGCACGACGCGTCACCGGGGGCCCGCGCCGCCATCGACCGCTACCTGGAGTCGTTGCGGGACCTGGTGGTCCGGCTGCGCGACGAGTTCGAAGTGGACGAACCCGTCGTCACCGCGGGCGGCAGCGCGTACTTCGACCAGGTGGCCGCCGCGCTGACCCGCGAGTGGCCGTTCCCGGTGCGGCCGGTGCTGCGCAGCGGTGCGTACGTCACGCACGACGACGGGTTCTACCGCGGCATCTCGCCGCTGGGCCGCACACCCGGCGCGGAGCCGTTCACGCCCGCGCTGCGGGCCTGGGCGCAGGTCGGCTCCCGCCCCGAGCCCGGCCTGGCGCTGCTCACGCTCGGCAAGCGCGACGCGTCGTTCGACGAGGGCCTGCCCGAGCCGCAGCTGGTGCGGAGCCGGGACGGCGCGGTCCGGCCGCTGGACGCGGAGGTCACCGCGCTCAACGACCAGCACGCGTTCCTGCGGCTCTCCCCCGACGACCCGGTGGAGGTCGGGGACTGGGTGGGGCTGGGCCTGTCCCACCCGTGCACGGTGTTCGACAAGTGGCAGCTCATCCCGGTGGTCGACGGCACCACCGTCGTCGACCTCGTGCGCACCTACTTCTAG
- a CDS encoding DUF1844 domain-containing protein — translation MTDLPADNAPDNVRELSDVPSVEVISKAAIMLLSSAAERLGLADEDPDTSPRRDLDEARRLITALAGLVTASVEYLGPHAGPLREGLQSVQRAFREASVFPDEPGQGPGEKYTGPVY, via the coding sequence GTGACCGACCTGCCTGCCGACAACGCCCCGGACAACGTCCGCGAGCTCTCCGACGTCCCCAGCGTGGAGGTGATCAGCAAGGCGGCGATCATGCTGCTCAGCTCCGCCGCCGAACGCCTGGGCCTCGCCGACGAGGACCCCGACACGAGCCCGCGCCGCGACCTGGACGAGGCCCGCCGCCTGATCACCGCCCTCGCGGGCCTGGTCACCGCCTCGGTCGAGTACCTCGGGCCGCACGCCGGCCCGCTGCGCGAGGGCCTCCAGTCGGTCCAGCGGGCGTTCCGCGAGGCGTCCGTCTTCCCGGACGAGCCGGGCCAGGGGCCGGGCGAGAAGTACACCGGCCCCGTGTACTGA
- a CDS encoding ATP-binding protein has product MGTTFGDLLRAHRRRARLTQEELAGGSGVSVRAISDMERGRARGPQRRTVEALAGVLALARHEVEELLDAAKEGRARRAPEPPVAQSALPPDVADLTGRDDELAALDAAGSALRATSLVVLHGPPGAGKTTLAVRTAYRLAGRFPDGCFFFNLRGMDARPVHPSEVVHRMLVALGVDEKQVPAGEAERSDLYRALLRERSTLLVLDNASDEGQVRPLLATGAGSLVLVTSRLVLGGLEAGLRLGLDVLDADDSLELLGAIAGRARVGAEPVAAARVAALCGHLPLALRIAGNRLASRPKWTIAHLAEQLGDERRRLTALTAGDLQVRTAFEMSYRQLGAKAAVLFRRLSLVPGADFGADLAAALADVDRFSAEDTLEELVDVSLLDTAEVPGRYVFHDLVRVFAGERLVDEDPAPVVERARQRVVDLLLDTAVAAAGFFGPDADGSPVGGLRGQEDADAWLTAETANWTGALRWAARDGRHGDVLRLATAVHWYSDQRGRGETWVEVFTAGVAAARALGGVRDEAVQLNFLTWTLGVLLRRHDEALALHDEAWRAAVASGDVVEQGWAMHYRAVSEMRSGRLEAARGDARRAQVLFRGAGYALGEQIALSCLGLVLHGLERYEDAVVVHRELLGVVRSGRLGLAPAMTAEMTAQLLVRTAHSLAPLDRWPEVLAAADEALAALRGTTAPSTLCTAHHLRGVALHRLGDAAGARAELARAVGLADEQRHHDLADVLDALADVLDDLGDPVTAGGFRDRAAHVRSADR; this is encoded by the coding sequence GTGGGTACGACGTTCGGTGACCTGCTGCGGGCGCACCGCCGCCGGGCGCGGCTGACCCAGGAGGAGCTGGCGGGGGGTTCCGGGGTCAGCGTGCGGGCGATCAGCGACATGGAGCGCGGACGGGCCCGCGGACCGCAGCGGCGCACGGTGGAGGCGTTGGCGGGCGTGCTGGCGCTGGCGCGGCACGAGGTCGAGGAGCTGCTGGACGCGGCCAAGGAGGGCCGGGCGCGGCGGGCACCCGAGCCGCCGGTGGCCCAGTCGGCCCTGCCGCCGGACGTGGCGGACCTGACGGGCCGGGACGACGAGCTGGCCGCCCTGGACGCGGCGGGGTCGGCGCTGCGCGCGACGTCGCTGGTGGTGCTGCACGGACCGCCGGGCGCGGGCAAGACGACGCTGGCGGTGCGGACCGCCTACCGGCTGGCGGGGCGCTTCCCCGACGGCTGCTTCTTCTTCAACCTGCGCGGCATGGACGCGCGGCCGGTGCACCCGTCGGAGGTCGTGCACCGGATGCTGGTGGCGCTGGGCGTGGACGAGAAGCAGGTCCCGGCAGGCGAGGCCGAGCGCTCGGACCTCTACCGGGCGCTGCTGCGCGAGCGGTCGACGTTGCTGGTGCTGGACAACGCCTCCGACGAGGGGCAGGTGCGCCCGCTGCTGGCGACCGGCGCCGGTTCGCTGGTCCTGGTGACGTCGCGGTTGGTGCTGGGCGGGCTGGAGGCGGGCCTGCGGCTGGGGCTGGACGTGCTCGACGCGGACGACTCGCTGGAGCTGCTGGGCGCGATCGCGGGTCGGGCGCGGGTCGGCGCGGAACCGGTGGCGGCGGCGCGGGTCGCCGCGCTGTGCGGGCACCTGCCGCTGGCGCTGCGCATCGCGGGCAACCGGCTCGCCAGCCGTCCGAAGTGGACGATCGCGCACCTGGCGGAGCAGCTGGGCGACGAGCGGCGCAGGCTGACCGCGCTGACGGCGGGCGACCTCCAGGTGCGCACCGCGTTCGAGATGTCCTACCGGCAGCTGGGCGCGAAGGCCGCGGTGCTGTTCCGGCGGCTGTCGCTGGTGCCGGGCGCGGACTTCGGGGCGGACCTGGCGGCGGCGCTGGCCGACGTGGACCGGTTCTCCGCCGAGGACACGCTGGAGGAGCTGGTCGACGTGAGCCTGCTCGACACCGCGGAGGTGCCGGGCCGGTACGTGTTCCACGACCTGGTCCGGGTGTTCGCCGGGGAGCGGCTGGTCGACGAGGACCCGGCGCCCGTGGTGGAGCGGGCGCGGCAGCGGGTGGTGGACCTGCTGCTGGACACCGCGGTGGCGGCGGCCGGGTTCTTCGGGCCGGACGCGGACGGCTCGCCGGTGGGCGGCCTGCGCGGCCAGGAGGACGCCGACGCGTGGCTCACGGCGGAGACCGCGAACTGGACGGGCGCGCTGCGGTGGGCGGCGCGGGACGGTCGGCACGGGGACGTGCTGCGGCTGGCGACCGCCGTGCACTGGTACTCGGACCAGCGGGGGCGCGGCGAGACGTGGGTGGAGGTGTTCACCGCGGGCGTGGCGGCGGCGCGGGCGCTGGGCGGCGTGCGCGACGAGGCCGTGCAGCTGAACTTCCTGACCTGGACGCTGGGCGTGCTGCTGCGCCGCCACGACGAGGCGCTGGCGCTGCACGACGAGGCGTGGCGCGCGGCCGTGGCGTCGGGGGACGTGGTCGAGCAGGGCTGGGCGATGCACTACCGGGCGGTGTCGGAGATGCGGTCCGGCCGGCTGGAGGCTGCGCGGGGCGACGCGCGGCGGGCGCAGGTGCTGTTCCGCGGGGCGGGGTACGCGCTGGGCGAGCAGATCGCGCTGTCCTGCCTCGGGCTGGTGCTGCACGGGCTGGAGCGGTACGAGGACGCGGTGGTCGTGCACCGGGAACTGCTGGGGGTCGTGCGCTCGGGCCGGTTGGGCCTGGCGCCGGCGATGACCGCGGAGATGACGGCGCAACTGCTGGTGCGCACCGCGCACAGCCTGGCGCCGCTGGACCGGTGGCCCGAGGTGCTGGCGGCGGCGGACGAGGCGCTGGCCGCGTTGCGCGGGACCACGGCGCCGTCGACGCTGTGCACCGCGCACCACCTGCGCGGGGTCGCGCTGCACCGGCTCGGCGACGCGGCGGGTGCGCGGGCCGAGCTGGCACGCGCCGTGGGGCTGGCCGACGAGCAGCGCCACCACGACCTGGCGGACGTGCTCGACGCGCTCGCCGACGTCCTCGACGACCTCGGCGACCCGGTCACGGCCGGGGGGTTCCGCGACCGGGCCGCACACGTGAGGTCAGCCGATCGGTGA
- a CDS encoding S8 family serine peptidase has product MGEFRAPWARLAGAGAIVAATAALVAAPAQAAEASIRDAGGPDAVAGSYIVVLKDGRAFTSEVDGEVTHRYSAALNGFAARMSEAAAKRLAADPAVDYVTPDRHVRLLADQPNPPSWGLDRVDQRDLPLDANYRYATTAANVHAYIVDTGIRTTHQDFGGRATFDANTTGDGNDTDCNGHGTHVAGTVGGAAHGVAKGVRLHGVKVLSCSGSGTIAGVVAGVDWVTANAVKPAVANMSLGGGANDALDAAVRNSIASGVSYAVASGNSNANACSYSPARVAEAITVNASDSGDGRATFSNWGTCTDLFAPGVGITSAWSTGDSATNTISGTSMASPHAAGAAALHLAANPGATPQQVRDALVSAATPNKVANPGTGSPNLLLFTGSSTPQPSNDTLLRGESLQAGQSRTSADGRFTLVMQGDGNLVLYTAAGQALWSSGTWGTGATHVVLQGDGNLVIYTAAGVAKWHTHTWGTAADRLIVQNDSNVVLYGPGGQVFWHRMG; this is encoded by the coding sequence ATGGGAGAGTTCCGCGCGCCCTGGGCCAGGTTGGCGGGTGCCGGCGCGATCGTCGCGGCCACCGCCGCGCTGGTCGCCGCGCCCGCCCAGGCCGCCGAGGCGTCGATCCGCGACGCGGGCGGCCCCGACGCCGTGGCCGGCAGCTACATCGTGGTGCTCAAGGACGGCCGCGCGTTCACCTCGGAGGTGGACGGCGAGGTCACCCACCGGTACTCGGCGGCCCTGAACGGGTTCGCCGCCAGGATGTCGGAGGCCGCGGCGAAGCGGCTGGCCGCCGACCCCGCGGTGGACTACGTCACGCCGGACCGGCACGTGCGGCTGCTGGCCGACCAGCCGAACCCGCCGTCGTGGGGCCTGGACCGGGTCGACCAGCGCGACCTGCCGCTCGACGCGAACTACCGCTACGCCACGACGGCGGCGAACGTGCACGCCTACATCGTGGACACGGGCATCCGCACGACGCACCAGGACTTCGGCGGGCGGGCGACGTTCGACGCCAACACCACCGGGGACGGCAACGACACCGACTGCAACGGGCACGGCACGCACGTCGCGGGCACGGTCGGCGGCGCGGCGCACGGCGTCGCGAAGGGCGTGCGGCTGCACGGCGTGAAGGTGCTGTCGTGCTCGGGTTCGGGCACGATCGCGGGCGTCGTGGCGGGCGTGGACTGGGTGACGGCGAACGCGGTGAAGCCGGCCGTGGCGAACATGAGCCTGGGCGGCGGCGCGAACGACGCGCTGGACGCGGCGGTGCGCAACTCGATCGCGTCGGGCGTGTCGTACGCGGTGGCGTCGGGCAACTCGAACGCGAACGCCTGCTCGTACTCGCCGGCGCGGGTGGCGGAGGCCATCACGGTCAACGCGAGCGACTCCGGCGACGGCCGGGCGACGTTCTCCAACTGGGGCACGTGCACGGACCTGTTCGCGCCGGGCGTGGGCATCACGTCGGCGTGGAGCACGGGCGACTCGGCCACGAACACGATCAGCGGCACGTCGATGGCGTCGCCGCACGCGGCGGGCGCGGCGGCGCTGCACCTGGCCGCGAACCCCGGTGCGACGCCGCAGCAGGTGCGGGACGCGCTGGTGTCGGCGGCGACGCCGAACAAGGTGGCCAACCCGGGCACGGGGTCGCCGAACCTGCTGCTGTTCACGGGTTCCTCGACGCCGCAGCCGTCGAACGACACGCTGCTGCGCGGCGAGTCGCTCCAGGCGGGCCAGTCGCGGACGTCGGCGGACGGGCGGTTCACGCTGGTCATGCAGGGTGACGGGAACCTGGTGCTGTACACGGCGGCCGGTCAGGCGCTGTGGTCCTCGGGCACGTGGGGCACGGGCGCGACGCACGTGGTGCTCCAGGGCGACGGCAACCTGGTGATCTACACGGCGGCGGGCGTAGCGAAGTGGCACACGCACACGTGGGGCACGGCGGCGGACCGGCTGATCGTGCAGAACGACTCGAACGTGGTGCTCTACGGCCCGGGCGGGCAGGTGTTCTGGCACCGCATGGGGTGA